The sequence CGCCTTGCGCATGGTGGCGGTGTCGTCAAAGGCCTGCAGCTTCATCTCCCCGGCCAGCGCCGCGGCCAGCATCGCGCCGATGAACACGCCGGGCACCAGGCCGATATCGAATTCCAGCACCGCGCCCCGGTCCAGGAAAAACATCAGCGTATGGGCGGAGGGTCCGGTGAAGGTCGCGCTTTCGATCTGCACCGGGTCAAAGGCCACCTGGCTCAGCGCGTAGGTCAGCACCCAGCCGAGCGCGACGGCGAAACCGACGCCGGAGGCAAAAATCAGCCGGGCCGCGCCGATCCGGTTGCGGCGCGCCAGCCCCAGGGCCAGCGCTGCTGTGGCCAGGCCCAGCCCCAGCCCGCCTGCCTGCGGCAGGCCAAGGGCGGCCAGCAGGTCCAGATTGCGTCCGCCGTCGGTGATCCACAGCCGCGCGGCCCAGTCCCGCGCCGGCGACAGCAGGCCGGAAAGGCTCATCTGCGCCACCACCGCAAAAATCAGCCCGGACACCACCGAGCGCAGGTTGCCGGTTGCCGCCAGCACCAGAAGCCGCCCCGAGCAACCGCGCGCCAGCACCATGCCGCAGCCGAACATCAGCCCGCCGAGGATGGCTCCGGACCAGCTGCCCGGCACTGCCATCATCCGGGCGTCGGCGCTTTCCATCAGCCCCAGCAGCTGCGCCGCCTGCACCCAGACTACCGCGGTGGAGAACGTCAGGAGCCAGACCGCCACCTTGTCCCCCAGCCGCCCGCCGGCGAACTCCACAGTCGCCGCCCGCAGGCAGAACCGCGACCTCTGGGCCGCAACGCCAAAGACGATGCCCGTCGCCAGACCCAGCAGCGCCGCCGCGGGCGCTTCGCCGATACGCTCAACCAGGGGAACCAGATCCATCACTCACCTCCAAATTCACATGTTTGCATATGTGGTCCGGCAGGCGGACGCTTTGATGCAGATCAGGGAAGGGGGCGGTATGCTTCTGCGCGCTGGTGCAAAGGTTGATGTGCAGCCGCCTGTTGCCTCTCGCCAAACCGGGCGCAGAGGCGTACATCCTGTGCATGTTCAAACCGATGCCCCTGCACGAGGCGCAAGGCCTCCCGTTCTGGCGCCGCCCTGTGACGCTTTTGTTCCTGATGGCGCTGGCGATGCCGATTGCCTTCAATGCCTGGAACGCGCTGCTCAACAACTTCGTGATCGAGGCGGCGCAGTTCGACGGGGCCGACATCGGCCTGCTGCACACGGTGCGGGAGATTCCCGGCTTTCTGGCGGTGGGCGTGATCGCCGTCATCCTGTTCGTCCGCGAGCAGGTGCTGGGGATGATTTCGCTGGTGCTGCTGGGGGCGGCGACGGCCGTCACGGCCTGGTTCCCGTCGCTGGGCGGCCTGCTGATGGTGACGCTGCTGAGTTCGATCGGCTTTCACTATTATGAGACGGTAAACCAGTCGCTGCAGCTGCAATGGCTGTCCAAGGAGAAGGCGCCTCAGACCCTTGGCTGGCTGGTGGCAGCAGGCTCCGCCGCGACGCTGGTGGTTTACGGGCTGATCGTGCTGACCTGGGAACGGTTTGATCTGGCGTACAACACTGTCTTTCTGGCCGCAGGCGGGGCTACGGTTCTGATCGCGCTGTTTGCGCTCTTTGCCTATCCGCAGTTCGACGCGCCGCATCCGCAAACCAAGAAGCTGATCCTGCGCAAGCGCTACTGGCTGTATTACGCGCTGCAGTTCATGGCGGGCGCCCGGCGGCAGATCTTTGTGGTGTTCGCGGGCTTCATGATGGTGGAGAAATTC is a genomic window of Leisingera caerulea DSM 24564 containing:
- a CDS encoding YeeE/YedE family protein, with amino-acid sequence MDLVPLVERIGEAPAAALLGLATGIVFGVAAQRSRFCLRAATVEFAGGRLGDKVAVWLLTFSTAVVWVQAAQLLGLMESADARMMAVPGSWSGAILGGLMFGCGMVLARGCSGRLLVLAATGNLRSVVSGLIFAVVAQMSLSGLLSPARDWAARLWITDGGRNLDLLAALGLPQAGGLGLGLATAALALGLARRNRIGAARLIFASGVGFAVALGWVLTYALSQVAFDPVQIESATFTGPSAHTLMFFLDRGAVLEFDIGLVPGVFIGAMLAAALAGEMKLQAFDDTATMRKAMTGAALMGFGGMLAGGCAIGAGVTGGSIFAGTAWTALFFMWIGAVATSILFRTPAEAAAV
- a CDS encoding MFS transporter, translating into MFKPMPLHEAQGLPFWRRPVTLLFLMALAMPIAFNAWNALLNNFVIEAAQFDGADIGLLHTVREIPGFLAVGVIAVILFVREQVLGMISLVLLGAATAVTAWFPSLGGLLMVTLLSSIGFHYYETVNQSLQLQWLSKEKAPQTLGWLVAAGSAATLVVYGLIVLTWERFDLAYNTVFLAAGGATVLIALFALFAYPQFDAPHPQTKKLILRKRYWLYYALQFMAGARRQIFVVFAGFMMVEKFGFQVHELTGLYLINLVINMTAAPMLGKAVAMFGERRTLIFEYAGLATVFAAYGGIYWFGWGVVVAAVLYVVDHVLFALALALKTYFQKIADPGDIAPTAAVAFTINHIAAVFLPVLLGLLWVYSPGMVFALAAGMALVSLSLSLLIPRHPEPGNETIFSKYARPAPAE